From the Clostridium putrefaciens genome, one window contains:
- a CDS encoding ABC transporter permease: MVSIFKISRRILKQSFRKKSNIITFLLLPIIGVFVALVFNTTKGTTIKVGICNLDIGHISKDMINTISTNKKFEIIDLKQEDINNLVSNNVVDCALVIPGDFSDSIYNNKFDSIKIVTMQGKEITAWIENDLNYYISNLTDISKVSEGDKEMFDKIYSGYKDQKLKLNSIKLNDESINKGVTKSSIGYLMLFMMLGSSVTANCIIKDKENRTYFRIFCSPISKVQYVFSNVLASLLIILMQIAVILIISIGIFKLNFYINIGTLIIILVSFGLVSIGFGIIMAAFSKSTAQSSQISNIFILPTCMLSGCLWPIEFMPKFLQSFANIFPQTWVLKAVEDLQHGMTLWEVQSYIWVTIAFAFLFFIIGIIEFKRDENLKRFV, from the coding sequence GTGGTAAGTATATTTAAGATTTCAAGAAGAATATTGAAACAATCCTTTAGGAAAAAATCTAATATAATAACCTTTTTATTACTTCCTATAATAGGAGTTTTTGTTGCTTTAGTTTTTAATACAACAAAAGGGACAACGATTAAAGTTGGTATATGTAATTTAGATATTGGACATATTTCAAAAGACATGATAAATACTATAAGTACAAATAAAAAGTTTGAAATAATTGATCTAAAACAAGAGGATATAAACAATTTAGTTTCTAATAATGTAGTAGATTGCGCTTTAGTTATACCTGGTGACTTTAGTGATAGTATTTATAACAATAAATTTGACAGTATAAAAATAGTTACCATGCAAGGAAAAGAAATAACAGCATGGATTGAAAATGATCTTAATTATTATATCTCAAATCTAACAGATATATCTAAAGTCTCTGAAGGTGATAAAGAAATGTTTGATAAAATTTATAGCGGATATAAGGATCAAAAGTTAAAACTTAATAGTATAAAACTAAATGATGAAAGTATAAATAAAGGAGTCACTAAAAGTAGTATAGGATATCTAATGCTATTTATGATGCTAGGATCAAGTGTAACTGCTAATTGTATCATAAAAGATAAAGAGAATAGAACTTACTTTAGAATATTTTGTTCACCTATAAGTAAAGTGCAATATGTGTTTAGTAATGTATTAGCTAGTTTACTTATAATTTTAATGCAAATAGCTGTAATATTAATTATTTCAATAGGAATTTTTAAGTTAAACTTTTATATCAATATTGGAACTTTAATTATAATTTTAGTTAGTTTTGGATTAGTTTCAATAGGATTTGGAATAATAATGGCGGCATTTTCAAAAAGTACAGCTCAGTCATCACAAATCTCTAACATTTTTATATTGCCAACATGTATGCTTTCAGGGTGTTTATGGCCTATCGAATTCATGCCAAAGTTTTTACAAAGTTTTGCTAATATATTCCCACAAACTTGGGTTTTAAAAGCAGTAGAAGACCTCCAACATGGGATGACATTATGGGAAGTTCAATCTTACATATGGGTAACTATAGCGTTTGCATTTTTGTTTTTTATAATTGGGATAATAGAGTTTAAAAGAGATGAGAATTTAAAAAGGTTTGTGTAA
- a CDS encoding SagG family ABC transporter permease subunit has product MILLNIIIKEIKHIIRDKKSMFMMTIFPIIMILILGSALSQSFSASDSISKVKVLYLIKDELKVGEEFEKFGKEIEKNMDVIFIKIDNEDEAKESIKNGKVDCYIKVDTEDTIELNSNNIRDFNATLVESLVNTFVEKYNLLEEVYIDNPLAIEKITEDSGELNFVKIQSVANNKMPRSIDYYAISMFTMTILYGCSTGIMSMLRENVTKTKNRIYVSSASRLQFMIGKVVGGTIATSFQVIMVFLCSKYIIGSNWGDNIWVVLLVSFTMVIMSVCIGVGSSYIFRNPSTASIITNILIPLMVFLGGGYIPLNAFNNNLLNSLSKISPIRWTNKSIFQIIYENNFSTVGKAISINLITALVFIVIPILFSKRGGKISGKYI; this is encoded by the coding sequence ATGATACTTTTAAATATAATAATTAAAGAAATAAAGCATATAATAAGAGATAAAAAAAGTATGTTTATGATGACTATATTTCCTATTATTATGATATTAATACTTGGTAGTGCTTTATCGCAAAGTTTTTCTGCATCTGATTCAATATCTAAAGTGAAAGTGTTGTATTTAATAAAAGATGAATTAAAAGTAGGAGAAGAATTTGAGAAGTTTGGTAAGGAAATAGAAAAGAATATGGATGTTATCTTTATTAAAATAGATAATGAAGATGAAGCTAAAGAGTCTATTAAAAATGGTAAGGTCGATTGTTATATAAAAGTAGATACTGAAGATACAATAGAACTTAACAGTAATAATATTAGAGATTTTAATGCTACTTTAGTAGAATCCTTGGTCAATACTTTTGTTGAAAAATATAATTTGCTTGAAGAAGTTTATATTGATAATCCTTTAGCTATAGAAAAAATAACAGAGGATAGCGGAGAGTTGAACTTTGTAAAGATTCAGTCTGTTGCAAATAATAAAATGCCAAGGTCTATAGATTATTATGCCATATCCATGTTTACTATGACCATTTTATATGGATGTTCAACTGGCATTATGTCCATGCTTAGAGAAAATGTTACTAAAACTAAAAATAGAATTTATGTAAGCTCAGCAAGTAGATTACAATTTATGATAGGTAAGGTTGTAGGGGGAACTATAGCTACGTCCTTTCAGGTAATCATGGTATTTTTATGCAGCAAATATATCATAGGAAGTAATTGGGGTGATAATATTTGGGTAGTATTATTAGTTTCATTTACAATGGTAATTATGTCTGTTTGTATTGGGGTAGGATCTTCATATATATTTAGAAACCCAAGTACTGCAAGTATAATTACTAATATCTTAATACCTCTTATGGTATTTTTAGGGGGAGGATACATTCCTCTTAATGCATTTAATAATAATCTTTTAAATTCTTTATCTAAAATATCACCAATAAGATGGACTAATAAGTCAATATTTCAGATTATATATGAAAATAACTTTAGTACAGTAGGAAAGGCTATATCAATAAATTTGATTACCGCATTAGTATTTATTGTTATTCCTATACTTTTTAGTAAAAGAGGAGGGAAGATAAGTGGTAAGTATATTTAA
- a CDS encoding ABC transporter ATP-binding protein → MNILEIKNLVRKFDNVIAVDNISFNIKEGEIYGLLGPNGAGKSTAINMICGLLTPNSGTITILGEDINKNSKNIRYNIGVVPQDIAIYDDLTAYENVAFFGSLYNIRGKELKQRSEEALEFVGLKDRAKELPSKFSGGMKRRLNIACALVHRPKLMIMDEPTVGIDPQSRNHILDSIKKLNKMGCTIIYTSHYMEEVESICTRIGIIDNGKLIIEGTKEELKQNNLETSSILITVNSVNEVNVDEIEKINGVLKVAIDKNTVIINTNTRINNLDQIIVYFNQNHIHINNLENKGMDLETVFLNLTGRNLRD, encoded by the coding sequence GTGAATATATTAGAAATTAAAAACCTGGTTAGAAAGTTTGATAATGTAATTGCTGTTGATAATATAAGTTTTAATATAAAAGAAGGTGAAATTTATGGACTCCTTGGACCCAATGGTGCTGGTAAAAGTACAGCTATAAATATGATATGCGGGCTTTTAACTCCAAACTCTGGAACTATAACTATTTTAGGTGAAGATATAAATAAAAATTCAAAGAACATAAGGTATAACATAGGAGTAGTTCCACAAGATATAGCAATATATGATGATTTAACAGCGTATGAGAATGTGGCCTTTTTTGGAAGCCTTTATAACATTAGAGGAAAAGAACTTAAACAAAGATCAGAAGAAGCATTAGAATTTGTAGGATTAAAAGACAGAGCGAAAGAATTACCGTCTAAGTTTTCTGGCGGAATGAAGAGACGGCTTAATATAGCCTGTGCATTAGTTCATAGGCCTAAATTGATGATAATGGACGAGCCTACTGTAGGAATAGACCCTCAATCAAGAAATCATATACTAGACTCCATTAAGAAATTAAATAAAATGGGTTGTACTATTATTTATACAAGTCATTATATGGAGGAAGTTGAATCTATTTGCACAAGGATAGGAATCATTGACAATGGAAAATTGATTATTGAAGGTACGAAGGAAGAATTAAAACAAAATAATTTAGAAACAAGTTCCATTTTAATTACAGTAAACTCAGTAAATGAAGTTAATGTGGATGAAATAGAAAAGATAAATGGAGTGTTGAAGGTTGCTATAGACAAAAACACTGTAATCATTAATACAAATACAAGAATAAATAACTTAGATCAAATAATAGTTTATTTTAACCAAAATCATATACATATAAACAATTTAGAGAATAAAGGAATGGATTTAGAAACTGTATTCCTTAATCTTACTGGGAGAAATTTAAGGGATTAG
- a CDS encoding CPBP family intramembrane glutamic endopeptidase: MSTHILCLNILILLVTLSPVMCAQTIMYIINKGVIDYSMDKFLKMLAVVLSIVIFLSAIFKIDLLIVELPKQSYWYLLGLVSVLVILIIEVLISYIIICLSGKSVSGITLITTWKRSTIKVIGLSVIVALLEEMIFRQIWFSILIKEFKINAMIVIIITGFVYAMNHIFLGKKVLIQKFVSGIIYGCLFYFSGNCVIIPVIAHCVQNGVILMKDRG, from the coding sequence ATGAGTACCCACATCCTATGCCTTAATATACTTATATTACTTGTAACGCTAAGTCCTGTAATGTGTGCGCAAACTATTATGTACATAATAAATAAAGGTGTTATAGATTATAGTATGGATAAGTTCTTAAAAATGTTAGCAGTGGTATTAAGTATAGTTATATTTTTATCAGCTATATTTAAGATAGACCTTCTTATAGTTGAATTGCCTAAACAAAGCTATTGGTACTTATTGGGGCTTGTTTCTGTATTAGTTATATTAATTATAGAGGTATTAATATCTTACATAATAATATGTTTAAGTGGGAAGAGTGTAAGTGGTATAACACTCATAACAACATGGAAAAGATCTACTATTAAAGTAATTGGACTTAGTGTAATTGTTGCACTTTTAGAAGAAATGATTTTTAGGCAAATATGGTTTAGTATATTGATTAAGGAATTTAAAATAAATGCAATGATAGTTATTATAATTACAGGGTTTGTATATGCTATGAATCATATTTTTTTAGGTAAAAAGGTATTAATACAAAAGTTTGTTTCTGGTATTATATATGGATGTTTATTTTATTTTAGTGGTAACTGTGTAATAATACCTGTTATTGCGCACTGTGTACAAAATGGTGTGATACTTATGAAAGATAGAGGATAA
- a CDS encoding YcaO-like family protein yields MEAKDMIKFYPSFNNIFENFHGLAGNQTGIMKSTVMPLVNFNDGVCLKSITGNMPNYHKQLIDNPNMDVQYHIIGYGTYYEEALIKYTGESIERYSTMVAPKLVEEDIFYASYKEVSKLGKTMPIKYMDVFTKDQIKQSFEYGMDIHSEKITEDDVIGWIKCASLFNPKENIWVPAKMMFVGYQSNIKKSEKSFIPSFSTGTAAHKSLKKSLINALVEYIQIDAFIINWYTKRKCPLVKIDDENVKRVLESVKLDENSPYEIIPMYNTLPELPLPIFGVFLKRKDKKMPYLVYGVQGDFDTKNGMVRAIMEAAAISYGGYYSAIYSREKLKYVLGDDPKFLDLDMNVLYYSASDKMEEKDELIDSLIEGEILLSKINTIEDLSEDSQLNHLIKYLSKLSEYAVYMDVTPPEAREKGWYVSRVLIPEILEMCIPEFPFANHPRILEYGGVKNEYPHPMP; encoded by the coding sequence ATGGAAGCAAAAGATATGATTAAGTTTTATCCTAGTTTTAACAATATATTCGAAAACTTTCATGGATTAGCAGGTAATCAAACAGGAATTATGAAATCAACAGTAATGCCTTTGGTTAATTTCAATGATGGAGTATGTTTAAAGAGTATTACTGGTAATATGCCTAATTACCATAAACAACTTATCGATAACCCTAATATGGACGTTCAGTATCATATTATTGGTTATGGTACATATTATGAGGAAGCTTTAATTAAATATACTGGTGAGAGCATAGAAAGATATTCAACTATGGTAGCACCAAAATTAGTAGAAGAAGATATATTTTATGCAAGCTATAAAGAAGTAAGTAAACTTGGTAAGACTATGCCAATTAAATATATGGATGTGTTCACAAAAGATCAAATAAAACAGTCGTTTGAATATGGAATGGATATACACTCAGAAAAGATTACAGAGGACGATGTAATAGGTTGGATAAAATGCGCATCACTGTTTAATCCAAAGGAAAATATATGGGTTCCAGCTAAAATGATGTTTGTAGGATATCAAAGTAATATTAAAAAGTCAGAGAAATCATTTATACCATCATTTAGTACAGGAACAGCAGCGCATAAGTCATTAAAAAAGTCGCTGATTAATGCATTAGTAGAGTATATTCAAATAGATGCATTTATAATTAATTGGTATACAAAACGAAAATGTCCTTTAGTAAAGATAGATGATGAAAATGTTAAAAGGGTACTAGAAAGTGTAAAACTTGATGAAAATTCGCCTTATGAAATTATTCCAATGTATAATACTTTACCTGAACTTCCGCTACCTATATTTGGAGTGTTTTTAAAACGTAAGGATAAAAAAATGCCATACTTAGTTTATGGTGTACAAGGAGACTTCGATACTAAAAATGGTATGGTAAGAGCAATAATGGAAGCAGCAGCAATATCCTATGGAGGATATTACAGTGCTATTTATAGTAGAGAAAAACTTAAGTATGTATTAGGTGATGATCCTAAATTTTTAGATTTAGATATGAATGTTTTATATTATAGTGCTAGTGATAAGATGGAAGAAAAAGATGAACTTATAGATAGTTTAATAGAAGGAGAAATATTACTTTCAAAAATCAATACTATAGAAGATTTAAGTGAAGATAGTCAGCTTAACCATTTGATAAAGTATTTATCAAAGTTAAGTGAATATGCTGTTTATATGGATGTAACACCACCAGAGGCTAGAGAAAAAGGGTGGTATGTATCAAGAGTTTTAATTCCTGAAATACTAGAGATGTGTATACCAGAATTTCCTTTTGCAAATCATCCTAGGATATTAGAATACGGGGGAGTAAAAAATGAGTACCCACATCCTATGCCTTAA
- a CDS encoding streptolysin associated protein SagC: MNKRFTINENLRIFDNGSDEIRLRIGIWNYNEAVLDLNGQTEGFKICIRDIFMKMQLANSIIKDDIEDYDISKDDKNNIKSLLDGLTSAGMVCTEEERRTSTQVVQSLLGDYKYYVRPDNNKAFIEPNRKVIFISDSEYCKKTAVHLSEAMELKLDLISDELYKEIATSDLTTKIDAFKTISIIDKLKRDLESYSTILVCMHRAKISLLRNINRIALALEKSVVVSFIDGPFITAFTINPSKTGCIECFEQRALSRMEDHVSYDKFVNTKIAEVKEENKGIIPVLNMLTNIVISEGYLINNLGASKFEGRVLSVYVPSLEIQVDDILRVPFCPACGKVAKADFAEMNISSRRIVDDIVSKIMK; this comes from the coding sequence ATGAACAAGAGATTTACTATAAACGAGAATTTAAGAATATTTGATAATGGTTCTGATGAAATAAGGTTACGAATAGGTATATGGAATTATAATGAAGCAGTTTTAGATTTGAATGGGCAAACAGAAGGATTTAAAATTTGTATCAGGGATATATTTATGAAAATGCAATTAGCTAACAGTATTATTAAGGATGATATAGAGGATTATGATATATCAAAGGATGATAAAAATAACATAAAGTCACTTTTAGATGGATTAACTTCTGCTGGAATGGTATGCACTGAGGAAGAAAGAAGAACATCTACTCAAGTCGTTCAATCACTACTTGGAGATTATAAGTATTATGTTAGACCTGACAATAATAAAGCTTTTATAGAACCAAATAGAAAGGTTATCTTTATATCAGATAGCGAGTATTGTAAAAAGACAGCAGTACATTTAAGTGAGGCCATGGAACTTAAACTTGACCTTATTTCTGATGAATTATATAAGGAGATAGCTACCAGTGATTTAACTACAAAAATTGATGCTTTTAAAACTATTTCGATTATAGATAAGTTGAAAAGGGATCTAGAATCATATTCTACAATATTAGTATGCATGCATCGTGCAAAAATATCTTTATTACGAAACATTAATAGAATTGCTTTAGCATTAGAAAAGAGTGTTGTGGTTTCCTTTATAGATGGTCCATTTATAACAGCTTTTACTATTAATCCATCTAAAACAGGATGCATAGAATGCTTTGAGCAAAGGGCTTTGTCTAGAATGGAAGATCATGTATCTTATGATAAATTTGTAAATACCAAAATTGCTGAAGTTAAAGAGGAGAATAAAGGAATTATTCCTGTTTTAAATATGCTAACTAATATAGTTATCTCAGAAGGTTACCTCATAAACAATTTAGGTGCTTCAAAGTTTGAAGGAAGAGTATTAAGTGTATATGTACCAAGCTTAGAGATTCAAGTAGACGACATTCTAAGGGTACCATTTTGTCCTGCTTGTGGTAAGGTAGCTAAAGCCGACTTTGCAGAGATGAATATATCCTCAAGAAGGATAGTTGATGATATAGTAAGTAAAATTATGAAATAA
- a CDS encoding SagB/ThcOx family dehydrogenase, giving the protein MKGRSKKEQKDKEVNSYENQYPYESDLLSFNTQYCAITPYADSTVLRTPDMVIKGSLFSRNNRFTSEEYLLNFRTSNNYIGFRAGLSSFFQAPAAITGANKEKGEEISNVVFLSQPKNIKAPLGMTIKQRRSIRSYSENIMSEAELSSILYYAQGVSGEEHITGIPAGPDSIKLKNAPSGGGLYPIELYVLVHEVKGIEDGIYLYYPYSHSLKPIKIGIEKDEAYNYAEFGGIKANSLNLIFFYVYNMYVNTRKYGDAGMAYGFIEAGETAQNIQLTSTALGYGSCDIGGFEKQHIEKVLKVDGVTKHVIHTTVIGKEAD; this is encoded by the coding sequence ATGAAGGGTAGAAGCAAGAAAGAGCAAAAAGATAAAGAAGTAAATTCATATGAGAATCAATATCCGTATGAGAGTGACTTATTATCATTTAATACTCAATATTGCGCTATAACACCTTATGCTGATTCTACAGTATTAAGAACGCCTGATATGGTTATAAAAGGAAGCTTGTTTTCTAGAAACAATAGATTTACTAGTGAGGAATACTTATTAAATTTTAGAACAAGCAATAATTACATAGGATTTAGAGCAGGCTTATCTAGTTTCTTTCAAGCTCCAGCAGCTATAACTGGTGCCAATAAGGAAAAAGGAGAAGAAATTAGCAATGTGGTATTTTTATCACAACCTAAAAATATAAAAGCTCCTTTAGGAATGACTATTAAACAAAGAAGAAGTATTAGAAGTTACTCGGAAAATATCATGTCAGAGGCAGAATTATCTTCTATACTATATTATGCACAAGGGGTTTCAGGGGAAGAACATATAACGGGCATACCAGCTGGGCCTGATAGTATAAAATTAAAAAATGCACCTTCAGGTGGTGGATTATATCCAATTGAATTATATGTTTTAGTTCATGAGGTAAAGGGAATCGAAGATGGAATTTATTTATATTATCCATACTCACATTCACTTAAGCCAATAAAGATAGGAATTGAAAAAGATGAAGCATATAATTACGCTGAGTTTGGTGGAATTAAGGCAAACTCTTTAAATCTTATTTTCTTTTATGTTTATAATATGTATGTTAATACAAGAAAATATGGAGATGCTGGTATGGCGTATGGATTTATTGAAGCTGGTGAAACAGCTCAAAATATTCAGCTCACTTCTACAGCATTAGGTTATGGTTCCTGTGATATAGGTGGATTTGAAAAACAACATATAGAAAAGGTATTAAAAGTAGATGGAGTAACGAAACATGTTATACATACAACAGTTATAGGAAAAGAGGCTGATTAA
- a CDS encoding streptolysin S family TOMM toxin — MLKMNSHLANTCNNTEKVTVAPGACCTCCCCCCLAINASAGGTATGGATTFKP, encoded by the coding sequence ATGTTAAAGATGAATTCACATTTAGCTAATACTTGCAATAATACTGAGAAAGTAACTGTTGCCCCAGGAGCATGTTGCACATGTTGTTGTTGTTGTTGTTTAGCGATAAATGCATCTGCAGGTGGTACAGCTACAGGCGGAGCAACAACATTTAAACCATAA
- a CDS encoding rhodanese-related sulfurtransferase, which yields MEDKKDYRVLLYYKFINIESVEDFAKHHLEFCKSLGIKGRILVASEGINGTVSGETESIEEYMKVMKDDSRFKDMVFKIDEVEKNAFKKIFVRERKSIITLNTESDVNPNEITGKYLSPEEFCETLQDENVIVIDGRNDYEYEIGHFRNAIKPDVKAFKEFPKWIDENLSQHKDKKIITYCTGGIRCEKLSGVLLNKGFKDVGQLEGGIVTYGKDEKVKGKLFDGKCYVFDERISVKVNNTNEDIIISKCSHCGKPSDRYINCANDACHDQHICCKECENTYEGFCSSKCTEYVILNPDKNGHLRKLKLTKN from the coding sequence ATGGAAGATAAAAAAGATTATAGAGTATTGCTTTATTATAAATTCATTAACATAGAGAGTGTAGAAGATTTTGCAAAACATCACCTTGAATTTTGTAAGTCATTAGGTATTAAGGGTAGAATATTAGTGGCTAGTGAAGGGATAAATGGTACGGTTTCTGGTGAAACAGAATCTATTGAAGAGTATATGAAGGTTATGAAGGATGATAGTAGATTTAAAGATATGGTATTTAAAATAGATGAGGTAGAAAAAAATGCTTTTAAAAAGATTTTTGTAAGAGAAAGAAAGAGCATAATAACTTTAAATACTGAAAGTGATGTAAATCCAAATGAGATAACAGGAAAATATTTAAGCCCAGAAGAGTTTTGTGAAACACTTCAAGATGAAAATGTTATTGTGATAGATGGAAGAAATGACTATGAATATGAAATAGGACATTTTAGAAATGCTATAAAACCGGACGTTAAGGCATTTAAAGAGTTCCCAAAGTGGATAGATGAAAATTTAAGCCAGCATAAAGATAAAAAGATAATAACTTATTGTACTGGTGGTATAAGATGTGAGAAACTTTCAGGAGTGCTTTTAAACAAAGGGTTTAAAGATGTAGGACAACTTGAAGGTGGAATTGTAACCTATGGTAAAGATGAGAAGGTTAAAGGAAAGTTGTTTGACGGAAAATGCTATGTATTTGATGAACGAATATCTGTAAAAGTCAATAATACTAATGAAGATATTATTATATCAAAATGCAGTCATTGTGGTAAACCATCTGATAGATATATAAATTGTGCTAATGATGCTTGTCATGATCAGCACATATGTTGTAAAGAATGTGAAAATACTTATGAAGGATTTTGTTCTAGTAAATGCACAGAATATGTGATTTTGAATCCAGATAAAAATGGCCATTTAAGAAAGCTAAAGTTAACTAAAAATTAG
- a CDS encoding endonuclease/exonuclease/phosphatase family protein, giving the protein MSKLTKTLSLIVAIVILLSLIFVCTLMITDYKPAAVVNLTTENNPSEAIKKNVTFSVSTFNIGYCGMDKGQDFFMDGGKGSRSSSKEETINNLDGITNFLKDQNSDIYFIQEVDEKSTRSFNVNQREHISEEMDGYGKTFAYNYKVLWVPIPVTKPHGNVNCGLFTLSKFNISNSARFDYPGKENWPRQLGDLDRCFIETRTTVEDGKDLVLINSHLSAYDKGGNIRHQQLSFLKEHITNEYEKGNYIIVGGDWNHLMEDTDPTKFDSTESFPDWLQKLPDNFKSSDFEWAVDGTVPSSRTVEFPYEKGKNFLSVIDGFLVSKNVGIEKVTGHNLEFEHTDHNPVTGYFILK; this is encoded by the coding sequence ATGTCAAAATTAACAAAGACACTATCTTTAATAGTTGCAATTGTAATATTATTATCTTTAATCTTTGTATGTACTTTGATGATAACAGACTACAAACCTGCTGCAGTAGTAAATTTGACCACTGAAAATAATCCTTCTGAAGCTATTAAGAAAAATGTTACTTTTTCAGTTTCAACTTTCAATATAGGTTACTGTGGTATGGATAAAGGTCAAGACTTTTTCATGGATGGAGGGAAAGGGTCTCGTTCAAGCTCAAAGGAAGAAACCATCAATAACCTAGATGGTATAACAAACTTTTTAAAAGATCAAAACTCTGATATATACTTTATTCAAGAAGTTGATGAAAAATCTACTAGAAGTTTTAACGTAAATCAACGTGAACATATATCCGAAGAAATGGATGGTTACGGTAAAACATTTGCATATAACTATAAGGTTTTATGGGTACCTATACCAGTTACTAAACCACATGGAAATGTAAATTGTGGACTATTTACACTATCTAAATTTAATATTTCTAACTCAGCACGATTTGACTATCCTGGAAAAGAAAATTGGCCAAGGCAACTTGGAGATCTTGATAGATGCTTTATTGAAACTCGTACTACCGTAGAAGACGGAAAGGACCTTGTACTAATTAATTCTCATTTATCCGCTTACGATAAGGGTGGAAATATAAGACATCAGCAACTTAGCTTCTTAAAAGAACATATAACTAATGAATATGAGAAGGGAAACTATATAATTGTAGGTGGAGATTGGAACCATCTTATGGAAGATACTGACCCAACCAAATTTGATTCTACAGAGAGCTTTCCAGATTGGCTCCAGAAACTACCAGATAACTTTAAATCTAGCGATTTTGAATGGGCTGTAGATGGAACTGTTCCCTCATCAAGAACAGTTGAGTTTCCATATGAAAAGGGGAAAAACTTTCTATCGGTAATTGATGGATTTTTAGTTTCAAAAAATGTAGGTATTGAAAAGGTAACAGGACATAACTTAGAATTTGAACATACAGATCATAATCCTGTAACGGGTTATTTTATATTAAAATAG